From Thalassoglobus sp. JC818, one genomic window encodes:
- the hpnC gene encoding squalene synthase HpnC → MSSVIEDLKKWGPDGTGAPLNLSEAEQYTRQLATTHYENFPVVTKVVPRDLRQHFANVYGFCRWADDLGDETGSPEESLRLLSWWKSELHRCYEGQVSHPIYVALKPTIEKFSIPIDPFEDLISAFEQDQSVQNYDTFSQLTDYCRRSANPVGRIVLHLIGSPHPENLRCSDSICTGLQLANFWQDVSRDHDIGRVYLPREDRERFGYSDEDLEDKRFTPEFRQLLEFEVDRTRELFREGEPLVRSLSGRWRIVVDLFSRGGQMVLDEITRLDYNVWRQRPVITKSHAAKALLKSIVSSVIGRR, encoded by the coding sequence ATGTCATCTGTGATTGAGGATCTGAAGAAATGGGGCCCGGATGGCACCGGAGCACCGCTCAATCTGTCCGAAGCTGAGCAGTACACCCGGCAACTAGCGACCACTCACTACGAGAATTTTCCAGTTGTGACGAAAGTCGTCCCGCGTGACCTGCGTCAGCACTTCGCAAATGTCTATGGATTCTGTCGGTGGGCGGATGATTTAGGGGACGAGACCGGGTCACCGGAGGAATCACTCAGACTTCTCAGTTGGTGGAAGAGCGAACTGCATCGCTGCTACGAGGGCCAGGTCAGCCATCCGATTTACGTCGCGCTCAAACCAACGATCGAGAAATTCTCCATCCCGATCGACCCGTTTGAAGATCTGATTTCTGCGTTTGAACAGGACCAGTCCGTTCAAAACTACGACACGTTTTCTCAACTCACCGACTACTGTCGCCGCAGCGCCAATCCGGTCGGTCGCATCGTTTTGCACCTGATCGGTTCTCCTCACCCGGAAAATCTTCGCTGCTCCGACTCAATCTGCACCGGCCTGCAACTCGCCAACTTCTGGCAAGACGTCTCTCGCGATCACGACATCGGACGCGTTTATCTTCCACGAGAGGATCGTGAGCGATTCGGGTATTCTGACGAAGATCTTGAAGACAAACGGTTCACACCGGAGTTCCGACAGCTGCTCGAATTTGAAGTCGACCGGACTCGTGAGCTGTTTCGCGAGGGCGAACCGCTGGTTCGATCACTCTCTGGGCGATGGCGAATCGTCGTGGACCTCTTTTCTCGCGGCGGACAGATGGTTCTCGATGAAATTACCCGACTCGACTACAACGTCTGGCGTCAACGACCAGTCATCACGAAATCGCACGCAGCGAAAGCCTTGCTGAAAAGCATCGTGTCGTCGGTCATCGGGCGACGCTGA
- a CDS encoding type 1 glutamine amidotransferase domain-containing protein: protein MADQPLHNKRIAFLATDGFEQVELTQPWEAIQEAGANVVLVSPKDGKIQGMNHDEKGDLFSVDENVRSVAAENFDGLVLPGGVANPDSLRMDENSVQFVREFFEQGKPVAAICHGLWTLIEADVVLDRKVTSWPSLKTDLKNAGAHWVDEECVCDEGLVTSRNPDDLPAFCKKAIEEFAEGKHAAQTA from the coding sequence ATGGCTGATCAGCCGCTTCACAACAAGAGAATCGCTTTCCTGGCCACCGATGGCTTTGAACAGGTCGAACTCACTCAGCCATGGGAAGCCATTCAGGAAGCAGGAGCGAACGTCGTTCTCGTCTCACCCAAAGACGGAAAAATTCAGGGAATGAACCACGACGAAAAAGGAGATCTCTTCTCGGTCGACGAGAACGTTCGATCGGTCGCAGCTGAAAACTTCGATGGTCTCGTTCTTCCCGGCGGCGTTGCCAATCCCGACTCGCTCCGCATGGACGAAAACTCCGTTCAATTTGTTCGCGAATTCTTCGAACAAGGGAAGCCCGTCGCTGCCATTTGCCACGGTCTGTGGACGCTGATCGAAGCGGATGTCGTCCTCGACAGAAAAGTCACTTCCTGGCCGAGCCTGAAAACAGACCTCAAAAACGCGGGTGCTCACTGGGTCGACGAAGAGTGTGTCTGCGATGAAGGGCTGGTCACCAGCCGCAATCCCGACGACCTCCCTGCATTCTGCAAGAAAGCAATCGAAGAATTTGCCGAAGGCAAACACGCTGCCCAGACTGCCTGA
- a CDS encoding acyltransferase family protein, producing MGELKYRPDIDGLRALAVGLVVLFHCGFGFTGGFVGVDVFFVISGFLITGIIRKQQAAQKFSLADFWMRRIRRIAPAATVMVVVTLVLGTVLLLPNDLKYLADSAICQQLMVSNFYFWTKTGYFDGPSDLMPLLHTWSLAVEEQFYLFFPFILFMTRNWPAKRVVKVLTAMTFVSLAISIWSVKVYPTSAFFLLPSRAWEMLLGGLLTYAPAPSALKRWQLSGMSWMGILAIFAAGVLFDNSTLFPGVAALIPCIGSCLVIYANSSEQTTVGRILSHRFLTTIGLMSYSLYLWHWPLIVFPKYWLGEDLSVMIRLAILAASFLLAFVSWKYIETPFRSGRGTTFSWRPLQAGVAVCVCLSVFSAWIISTEGMRFRFTEEALKFCQTRKRAGLKYSRSVDAVLSESLPTVGVMDGPNDKIDCVLWGDSHAGAIVELCDRLAKKHHLNCVVATHGGWKPLLGTWRPYKGIESREWNDRVLEFIDEHDVEHVILAARWADSSSDPTDEFESMIYDDLCDYETPDKYSEVVERGLRRTITKLEEAGARIWIVAQAPDQEGLDPEKKVFSSVLFDEPFPTGVSKQRHYLRQSEINQIFDEVDNDFVTILDPTPYAFDEDGHSLICDEDGLFYRDSHHITPLGAEKLFSKVLEPVFEEITKSSSSISESNSPIQTALQPFNSKTN from the coding sequence ATGGGTGAACTGAAATATCGACCGGATATCGATGGGCTGCGTGCACTTGCGGTGGGGCTTGTCGTTCTCTTCCACTGTGGGTTCGGGTTCACCGGCGGGTTTGTCGGCGTTGATGTCTTCTTTGTCATCTCCGGATTTCTGATCACTGGCATCATCCGCAAACAGCAGGCTGCTCAAAAGTTCAGCCTCGCGGACTTCTGGATGCGGCGGATTCGACGAATCGCCCCAGCTGCAACAGTAATGGTTGTCGTCACTCTGGTGCTCGGCACCGTTCTGTTGCTACCCAACGATCTGAAGTACCTCGCTGACTCGGCCATCTGCCAGCAGTTGATGGTTTCGAACTTTTACTTCTGGACGAAAACAGGCTATTTCGACGGCCCCTCAGATTTGATGCCGTTGCTTCATACTTGGTCGCTGGCAGTTGAAGAACAGTTCTACTTGTTCTTCCCGTTCATCTTGTTCATGACGCGGAACTGGCCAGCGAAACGAGTGGTCAAAGTTTTGACTGCGATGACGTTCGTTTCTCTGGCGATCAGCATCTGGTCTGTGAAAGTGTATCCCACTTCCGCTTTCTTCCTGTTGCCGTCCCGTGCCTGGGAGATGTTGCTCGGCGGGTTGTTGACCTATGCGCCGGCACCGTCGGCTTTAAAGCGCTGGCAGCTGTCCGGAATGAGCTGGATGGGAATACTGGCAATTTTTGCCGCTGGGGTTCTCTTCGACAATTCCACTCTGTTTCCCGGAGTTGCTGCTCTGATTCCGTGCATCGGGTCATGTCTGGTGATTTATGCCAACAGCTCGGAACAGACTACAGTCGGACGAATTCTGTCGCACCGATTTCTGACGACCATTGGACTGATGTCGTATTCGTTGTACTTATGGCACTGGCCGCTGATCGTATTTCCGAAGTACTGGCTCGGAGAGGATCTCTCCGTCATGATTCGGCTGGCCATTCTCGCGGCGAGTTTCCTGCTGGCCTTCGTTTCATGGAAGTACATTGAGACGCCTTTCCGATCTGGTCGAGGCACCACGTTTTCCTGGCGACCACTTCAAGCAGGTGTGGCGGTCTGTGTCTGTTTGTCTGTCTTCTCAGCCTGGATCATTTCAACCGAAGGCATGAGATTCCGATTCACTGAGGAAGCACTGAAGTTCTGTCAAACGCGAAAGCGGGCAGGGCTGAAGTATTCTCGAAGCGTCGATGCGGTCCTGAGTGAATCGCTTCCGACCGTGGGCGTGATGGATGGGCCGAATGACAAAATTGACTGTGTCCTTTGGGGCGACAGCCACGCCGGTGCGATTGTTGAACTCTGTGACCGCCTCGCCAAGAAGCATCATCTCAATTGCGTTGTTGCCACGCACGGAGGCTGGAAGCCTCTATTGGGAACCTGGCGACCGTACAAGGGAATCGAGTCTCGAGAGTGGAACGATCGCGTCCTCGAGTTCATCGATGAGCACGATGTTGAGCATGTGATTCTGGCAGCACGCTGGGCAGACTCATCGAGTGACCCGACTGACGAATTTGAGTCGATGATTTACGATGATCTTTGCGATTACGAAACTCCGGACAAGTACTCCGAAGTTGTCGAGCGAGGTCTGCGGAGAACGATCACGAAGCTGGAAGAAGCCGGAGCCCGAATCTGGATCGTCGCTCAGGCGCCCGATCAGGAAGGACTCGACCCGGAGAAGAAAGTCTTTTCCTCAGTTCTCTTTGACGAGCCGTTTCCAACCGGAGTCTCTAAGCAGAGGCATTATCTGAGGCAGTCTGAAATCAATCAGATCTTTGATGAAGTGGATAATGACTTCGTCACGATTCTAGACCCCACGCCATATGCATTTGACGAAGATGGGCATAGCTTGATCTGCGATGAAGATGGTTTGTTCTACCGCGACAGCCATCACATTACTCCTCTGGGGGCAGAGAAGTTGTTCTCCAAAGTGCTCGAACCAGTCTTCGAAGAGATCACAAAATCATCGAGCTCGATTTCAGAATCGAATTCCCCCATTCAAACGGCATTGCAACCGTTCAATTCGAAGACGAATTGA
- a CDS encoding PAS domain-containing protein: protein MKAEQTNANASRPLVVGIGASAEGVDAICELLSALGEASEMAVLIAGHFGSDGSAGVVGKIADATSMEVVEVTQSAKLLGNTVYLSGNDDGLRASTDEVRSGPVEDMEASGPIDQLFHSIALSYGDHGVGVVLAGSGSDGSLGLKEISDYGGVTFAQSLATAESEAMPRSAADIGIADHVLSPDEIAAELLKYRRHFIDLERGGRAMHFHEEVRDLLPDLCETLEQATGHDFQHYKSSTLVRRIQRRIHVLKLNSADEYLGYLQHHSEEAQVLFRELLIGVTSFFRDPDAFESLRRDVLPSLFVGRDPEDPVRIWVAGCANGAEAYSMSILCEEVLRETNSSCRVQIFATDIDSRALNIARNGVYPVGIAEHVSSERLKRFFVRRGNQFHVCKEVRDHVLFSSHNLISDPPFSRMDLISCRNLLIYLGSHLQDKLFSVFHYSLRPGGYLFLGPSESMTSHGDLFRCVNVKHRISQRKGASTRPTPTARAASVESPRSSSSRGGSEHLVDLTEVAQRMVLDEFAPKYAVIDEFGQILNHSSDLEKYVKFQFGDFHNNLVKIVDSSLRIGLRSLLKEAVETSRKVQRDDLSIRSGDQIQRMMLTVQPMPRLGESESIYLVVFHEIGLPATINEEDNSHPHSETDADSLIFHLERELESTRYDLDKSLQDMEAANEELKSSNEELLSMNEELQSANEELEASKEEIREGSLALQRANTDLENLLRSTQIAAVFLDGELNVRSFTPAIQEIYSLLNSDIGRPLERFVPLVDDMPKLPSFEQIVDEGVVEHTVIAQSGKAYLRRVLPYRAYSGECEGIVVTFIDVTQLRESQELFQLLVDASAQIVWVTDADGTVTEDSPSWRAFTGQTFEEWIGEGWQDALHPADLPGLVEHWQAAVASGEQMHHEYRLQHHEGGYRWTQVRAVAQRTVDGSIHRWVGMNIDIDDRKRAERELEKAKIRLDLSFEASEMAPWSWDIPTGEVVSNENLNRLFGFPPNQDITTKEFIERIDEADRERVLASVERSVEGGDIFEEEYAVHRVDGQRRWLRARGRTQKNAEGKVEGFFGVVSDITERRQREQDLVDREAHLRRVINNQLGLVGVIDCNGNLVEVDDRSLEIAHTTRADVIGKHFADAPWWSYDPNVARQMREAMQRAFDGEIVRFDVSLFAPGDDGVMIDFMIAPIMNSDGEVEYLIPSGVDIRDRYRAEQRLVENERRVSMALQAGEMAAWEWTPEKSFWEPKLFELLGLPFEQSPSPELFFSVVHPEDLPVLQQHWLEAIDGSSDYEIQFRIVRPNGLVRWISAVGIVTRDDDGKVTSIHGLNWDITDQKEYEIRLEASEERLRLALSAAELSLWQWDVNTDLWFWLDDRSEEDEFASSVPLGSLADFLERIHIDDRAEVELSIRSALENTEPFRSEYRVYSDGEFRWVLSLAHLSLEDELSSLQMVGVEVDITERKNSELNLKLNEERLRLAGEASGFGSFHIDVLKRELHWSFEVRRILGYGDTDILTESFDDVPQFIHPEDRDSYAAAIRQALTDPWHPRGDLEHRVIRPDGEVRYVRTNWLSMWNDSVDGPKVEQVIGTMLDITRQRDNERKLELARQQAEVANESKSAFVANMSHEIRTPMTSILGYAELIQGRITDPEALEYLHTIRRNGDYLLEIINDILDLSKIEAGKLEVDSEKFDPSRIVEDVRSIMEVRATEKDLILDVIYANPIPAKIHSDPKRLKQILVNLVGNAIKFTHQGKVTLTVRTVERTSLEFKIADTGIGIGPEQQQRLFKPFSQGDASVSRHFGGTGLGLAISRRLTEMLSGTVSVESELGKGSVFTLRIPVGDIGDVEFVEPGSPSEFEEKTPVATPVEQIQLDGRVLVVDDRRDVRFLTKHILTKAQATVHELEDGQQAVEYITERVNVGEVPDLILLDMQMPNLDGYETARQLRKIGYQGPIIALTADAMQGDMNRCIESGCNAYLSKPIHSRALVEMVDRFMSNGSSLGS, encoded by the coding sequence ATGAAAGCGGAGCAAACGAACGCAAATGCGTCTCGTCCGTTAGTTGTAGGCATCGGAGCCTCGGCTGAGGGAGTCGATGCTATTTGTGAATTGCTTTCGGCTCTGGGGGAAGCCTCTGAGATGGCTGTGCTGATCGCAGGTCACTTCGGCTCGGATGGCAGTGCTGGGGTGGTTGGGAAGATTGCGGACGCGACGTCGATGGAAGTCGTCGAAGTCACTCAATCCGCAAAGCTGTTAGGCAATACAGTTTACCTGTCCGGAAATGATGACGGGCTGCGAGCCTCGACCGACGAAGTTCGGTCCGGTCCCGTTGAGGATATGGAGGCTTCGGGCCCCATTGATCAATTGTTCCATTCGATTGCGCTCAGTTATGGCGATCATGGAGTTGGAGTTGTGCTTGCCGGCTCGGGGAGTGATGGTTCACTCGGGCTGAAAGAAATCAGTGACTATGGCGGCGTGACATTTGCTCAATCACTCGCAACTGCAGAGTCCGAAGCGATGCCGCGCAGTGCGGCGGACATCGGGATTGCGGATCACGTGCTGTCTCCTGATGAGATTGCAGCTGAGCTGCTGAAATATCGACGACACTTCATCGACCTCGAACGAGGTGGACGGGCGATGCACTTCCATGAAGAGGTGCGGGATTTGCTGCCTGATCTCTGTGAAACGCTGGAACAAGCGACCGGTCACGACTTTCAGCATTACAAGTCGAGTACATTGGTCCGACGCATCCAGCGGCGGATTCATGTTCTTAAATTGAATAGCGCAGACGAGTATCTCGGATACCTTCAGCATCATTCCGAAGAGGCACAGGTCCTGTTTCGAGAACTTCTGATAGGAGTGACGAGTTTCTTCCGCGATCCGGACGCGTTCGAATCGCTGCGCAGGGACGTTCTACCTTCACTCTTTGTAGGGAGGGACCCGGAAGATCCCGTCAGGATTTGGGTTGCTGGATGTGCGAATGGGGCCGAAGCGTACTCAATGTCGATCCTGTGTGAGGAAGTTTTGCGGGAGACCAATTCCAGTTGTCGTGTACAGATCTTTGCGACAGACATCGATTCACGGGCATTGAACATCGCACGGAACGGTGTTTATCCGGTCGGAATCGCCGAGCATGTTTCTTCTGAACGACTGAAACGGTTCTTCGTCCGGCGCGGCAATCAATTCCATGTTTGCAAAGAAGTCCGCGACCACGTTCTGTTTTCGTCTCACAATCTGATCAGCGATCCTCCGTTTTCGCGAATGGATCTCATTTCCTGTCGCAACCTGCTGATCTATCTTGGCTCGCATTTGCAGGACAAGCTGTTCTCCGTCTTCCACTACTCTTTAAGACCGGGAGGCTATTTGTTCCTCGGTCCGAGCGAGTCGATGACGTCGCATGGGGATCTGTTTCGTTGCGTGAATGTCAAACATCGCATCTCACAACGAAAAGGAGCATCGACACGACCCACACCGACAGCACGTGCAGCCTCTGTAGAAAGTCCGCGAAGTTCTTCTTCGCGCGGCGGATCGGAACATCTGGTCGACCTGACCGAAGTGGCCCAGCGAATGGTGCTGGACGAGTTCGCACCCAAGTACGCGGTGATTGATGAATTCGGTCAGATTCTGAACCACTCCTCTGATTTAGAGAAGTACGTCAAGTTCCAGTTTGGAGACTTCCACAACAACCTGGTGAAGATCGTCGACTCCAGTCTCCGCATTGGACTTCGTTCGTTGCTCAAAGAGGCTGTTGAGACGAGTCGCAAGGTTCAACGCGACGATTTGTCGATTCGCAGTGGAGATCAAATCCAGCGAATGATGTTGACGGTTCAGCCGATGCCCCGCCTCGGAGAGAGTGAATCGATTTACCTTGTTGTCTTCCATGAAATCGGTTTGCCAGCGACGATCAATGAGGAAGACAATTCGCACCCGCATTCAGAGACGGATGCGGACTCGTTGATTTTCCATCTCGAACGCGAATTGGAATCGACTCGCTACGATCTCGACAAGTCGCTGCAGGACATGGAAGCAGCGAATGAAGAGTTGAAGTCATCGAATGAAGAACTCCTCTCGATGAACGAGGAGCTTCAATCCGCAAACGAAGAACTTGAAGCATCGAAGGAAGAGATTCGAGAAGGAAGCCTCGCTCTGCAGCGAGCAAATACTGACCTCGAGAATCTTCTGCGCAGCACTCAGATCGCGGCCGTGTTTCTGGATGGAGAGTTGAATGTCCGCAGTTTCACGCCCGCCATTCAGGAGATCTACAGCTTATTAAACTCTGATATTGGACGTCCTCTGGAGAGATTTGTGCCTCTCGTGGACGACATGCCCAAGCTTCCCAGCTTCGAGCAAATCGTCGATGAGGGTGTCGTCGAACACACTGTCATCGCGCAGTCAGGCAAAGCTTACTTGCGGCGTGTCCTTCCTTATCGAGCTTATTCCGGAGAGTGCGAAGGGATTGTTGTCACTTTCATTGACGTGACTCAGCTGCGCGAAAGTCAGGAACTCTTCCAACTGCTGGTGGATGCTTCCGCACAGATTGTGTGGGTGACAGATGCCGATGGAACAGTCACGGAGGACTCACCAAGTTGGCGGGCATTTACAGGGCAGACATTCGAAGAATGGATCGGTGAGGGCTGGCAGGACGCACTTCATCCAGCTGACCTTCCCGGGCTGGTGGAACACTGGCAGGCGGCTGTTGCCAGCGGCGAACAGATGCATCACGAGTACCGACTCCAGCATCATGAGGGAGGATACCGCTGGACACAGGTGAGGGCAGTCGCTCAACGAACAGTCGACGGTTCAATTCACCGCTGGGTGGGAATGAACATCGATATCGATGATCGCAAGCGTGCAGAAAGGGAGTTGGAAAAGGCCAAGATTCGACTCGACCTGTCGTTCGAAGCCAGCGAGATGGCTCCCTGGAGTTGGGACATTCCGACGGGCGAAGTCGTCTCGAATGAAAACCTCAACCGGTTGTTTGGGTTTCCTCCCAATCAAGACATCACGACCAAAGAGTTCATCGAACGTATCGACGAAGCGGACCGAGAACGCGTTCTGGCATCAGTCGAACGCTCCGTCGAGGGCGGAGATATTTTCGAAGAAGAGTACGCCGTGCATCGAGTCGATGGTCAGCGGCGATGGCTGCGTGCTCGTGGGCGGACCCAAAAGAACGCTGAAGGAAAGGTCGAAGGGTTCTTCGGGGTGGTTTCGGACATCACCGAACGAAGGCAACGTGAGCAGGACCTCGTCGATCGAGAGGCACATCTTCGCCGAGTCATCAACAACCAACTGGGCTTGGTAGGAGTGATCGACTGCAACGGGAACCTCGTCGAAGTCGATGACAGATCGCTCGAAATCGCCCACACAACTCGGGCAGATGTGATCGGGAAGCATTTTGCGGATGCTCCGTGGTGGAGCTACGATCCGAACGTCGCTCGACAGATGCGAGAAGCGATGCAAAGAGCGTTCGATGGTGAGATCGTTCGATTCGATGTCTCTCTGTTCGCTCCTGGCGATGACGGTGTGATGATCGATTTCATGATCGCCCCAATCATGAATTCAGATGGAGAGGTTGAGTACCTCATTCCATCCGGTGTCGACATTCGCGACAGATACCGGGCGGAACAGCGACTTGTCGAAAACGAACGCAGGGTCTCTATGGCGCTGCAAGCTGGGGAAATGGCCGCCTGGGAATGGACTCCGGAGAAGAGTTTCTGGGAGCCAAAGTTATTCGAGCTGCTCGGTCTTCCTTTCGAACAATCTCCTTCGCCGGAGTTGTTCTTCTCAGTCGTTCATCCAGAAGATCTGCCCGTGCTTCAACAGCACTGGTTGGAAGCGATCGACGGCAGCAGCGACTACGAAATTCAGTTCCGTATCGTTCGGCCAAACGGGCTGGTTCGATGGATTTCTGCTGTGGGAATCGTCACTCGAGATGACGACGGGAAAGTGACTTCGATTCACGGACTCAATTGGGATATTACCGACCAGAAAGAGTACGAAATTCGACTCGAAGCGAGTGAAGAGCGTTTGCGGCTTGCTCTCAGTGCAGCCGAACTCAGCCTCTGGCAATGGGATGTCAACACAGACCTGTGGTTCTGGCTGGATGATCGATCCGAAGAAGATGAGTTTGCCTCATCGGTTCCGCTGGGATCTCTGGCTGACTTTCTGGAACGCATTCACATCGACGATCGAGCGGAGGTGGAACTCTCAATCCGCAGCGCTCTTGAAAACACAGAACCGTTTCGGTCTGAGTATCGCGTTTACAGCGACGGAGAATTTCGCTGGGTGCTCTCGCTTGCTCATCTGAGCCTGGAAGACGAGTTGTCGTCGCTTCAAATGGTCGGCGTGGAAGTTGATATCACTGAGCGAAAAAACTCCGAGTTGAATCTGAAGCTGAACGAAGAGCGATTACGCCTTGCAGGAGAAGCTTCGGGATTCGGGTCGTTCCACATCGATGTACTTAAGCGAGAACTTCATTGGTCATTCGAAGTTCGACGCATCCTCGGGTACGGCGATACCGACATCCTGACCGAATCGTTTGACGATGTTCCGCAGTTCATTCATCCAGAAGATCGAGATTCCTACGCAGCTGCGATTCGGCAGGCGCTGACCGATCCTTGGCATCCTCGCGGAGATCTGGAGCATCGAGTCATTCGTCCGGATGGTGAGGTTCGATACGTCAGGACGAACTGGCTGAGTATGTGGAACGATTCCGTCGATGGGCCGAAGGTGGAACAAGTCATTGGCACCATGCTCGACATCACTCGACAGCGAGATAACGAACGCAAGCTCGAACTCGCGCGGCAACAGGCAGAAGTCGCCAACGAGTCGAAGAGTGCATTCGTTGCCAATATGAGCCACGAAATTCGTACACCGATGACTTCAATTCTCGGTTACGCCGAATTGATTCAAGGTCGTATCACAGATCCGGAAGCCCTCGAGTATCTCCACACAATTCGTCGCAATGGTGACTATCTGCTGGAGATCATCAACGACATCCTCGACCTCTCGAAGATCGAAGCTGGCAAACTCGAAGTGGATTCAGAGAAGTTCGACCCCTCTCGGATCGTGGAAGACGTCCGCAGCATCATGGAAGTGCGTGCCACCGAAAAAGATCTGATTCTGGATGTCATCTACGCGAATCCGATTCCTGCAAAGATTCATAGCGATCCGAAACGGCTTAAGCAGATCCTTGTGAATCTCGTCGGTAATGCGATTAAGTTTACGCATCAGGGAAAAGTCACACTGACCGTCCGGACTGTGGAGAGGACTTCGCTTGAATTCAAAATTGCCGACACTGGCATTGGAATTGGGCCGGAGCAACAACAGCGTCTTTTCAAACCGTTTTCTCAGGGCGATGCTTCCGTCTCGCGACACTTTGGAGGCACGGGACTCGGGTTGGCGATCAGTCGACGGCTGACCGAAATGCTCTCTGGAACGGTGAGCGTCGAGAGTGAACTCGGAAAAGGAAGTGTGTTCACGCTTCGAATTCCCGTCGGAGACATTGGGGACGTCGAGTTCGTGGAACCGGGAAGTCCGTCGGAGTTCGAAGAGAAAACACCGGTCGCAACTCCGGTCGAGCAGATTCAACTCGATGGACGCGTTCTCGTCGTTGATGATCGAAGAGACGTTCGTTTCCTGACAAAACACATCCTGACAAAAGCCCAAGCGACCGTGCATGAATTGGAAGATGGCCAGCAGGCTGTCGAATACATCACGGAGCGTGTGAACGTCGGTGAAGTTCCGGATCTGATTCTCCTCGATATGCAGATGCCGAATCTGGACGGCTACGAGACAGCTCGGCAGCTCCGAAAAATTGGATATCAGGGACCCATTATCGCACTCACTGCTGATGCGATGCAGGGAGATATGAATCGATGCATCGAATCCGGGTGTAATGCTTATCTCAGCAAGCCGATTCACTCTCGGGCACTTGTCGAGATGGTCGACCGGTTCATGTCCAATGGAAGTTCACTCGGGAGTTGA